In Perca fluviatilis chromosome 3, GENO_Pfluv_1.0, whole genome shotgun sequence, the following proteins share a genomic window:
- the si:ch73-103b9.2 gene encoding uncharacterized protein C16orf46 homolog, which translates to MATLKEVDHTTVEGSEELPTQEYAAGDQTKERRHVDSLLDISEEDFMKEHEPYEYHCYPGWEEAVHGWARVAPLSCILLTQKRYSKPMHKEADNPTSLSVDPTIPEADSSASIGQHLCESHVPVLNAMQKTTSNRFKEKIGEEGMLRETSLQPQHLPSKYSENRPTKPEKHRHRPNNTVVPIKNFTFLPPIKSPHLSPQKVIQLCSGKTAPGGEPIEENGFMFDKKSGTRGTRVDPIANPELPTYSAALTSKYRACQHNLHLFSAVHVSIPKRYQVPMSSKPDTLHRASYSTGKSLTQALHSNTAAGAQAHTHPSKTVCM; encoded by the exons ATGGCGACCTTAAAAGAAGTGGATCACACAACTGTGGAGGGATCAGAGGAGCTTCCAACACAGGAGTACGCAGCTGGGGATCAGACAAAAGAAAGGAGACATGTCGATTCACTTCTAGATATTAGTGAGGAGGACTTCATGAAAGAACATGAGCCATATGAGTATCATTGTTACCCTGGTTGGGAAGAAGCT gtTCATGGTTGGGCCAGAGTTGCTCCACTGAGCTGCATACTTTTGACTCAGAAGAGGTACAGCAAACCAATGCATAAGGAGGCTGACAACCCAACCTCCTTGTCTGTTGACCCAACGATCCCTGAGGCAGACAGCTCAGCCAGCATTGGACAGCACCTCTGTGAGTCTCATGTGCCTGTCCTCAATGCAATGCAGAAAACCACATCAAATCGCTTCAAAGAAAAGATAGGGGAGGAAGGGATGCTCAGAGAGACCTCTTTGCAGCCTCAGCATCTCCCTTCAAAATACTCGGAGAACAGGCCCACTAAGCCCGAGAAACACAGGCATAGGCCTAATAATACAGTGGTTCCCATTAAAAACTTCACATTTTTACCACCAATTAAATCACCACACCtgagtcctcaaaaagtcatcCAGCTCTGCAGTGGCAAGACGGCTCCAGGAGGAGAACCCATAGAGGAAAATGGTTtcatgtttgataagaagagcggGACGAGAGGAACAAGAGTGGACCCTATTGCTAACCCAGAGCTTCCCACGTACTCTGCGGCCCTGACCTCCAAGTACCGGGCATGTCAGCATAACCTCCACTTGTTCTCTGCTGTGCATGTTTCTATCCCCAAGAGGTATCAAGTACCGATGTCTTCCAAACCTGACACATTGCACCGCGCTAGCTACTCAACGGGCAAGAGCCTCACACAGGCCCTCCACTCCAACACTGCAGCAGGTGCACAAGCCCATACGCACCCCAGCAAGACTGTGTGTATGTAG
- the atmin gene encoding ATM interactor yields the protein MAASTTSKANNRDNATTDSPKCQVESLSQSREIIKPSITELTKEVRTNILCTVEGCGKILPNTPALNMHLVKSHRIKDGIVNPTVRKDMKGPQKLYCCPIEGCPRGPNRPFSQFSLVKQHFMKMHAEKKHKCFKCNNGYSTEWDLKRHIEDCGKTYHCTCGCPYASRAALLSHIYRTGHEIPTEHRIPPVKKRKMEKLSGSEKVKANESTCQIMPASKELTETALPSDTTVHIPDSLNQNSNPRKILQKLLLPKPKMALVSVPVMQLAHLPVLLPSTESGALRSVVLAVDGQGSVRTLHLLPQAMGAVVPQLDAKSLCFKDSMPTSRSSLGPINIGVQVSLDTAGTDDSASLAGQRGRSTSTNIQTDKSYLSAMLTGVGVGEGMGLCSVGESSVSSCSQTDISVSAQVLLPVSVETQTFSSRTKATSSIGAQTDSQCMSHIPCSTSSVPPYKTRQTQTYFAVPQLEEKTQDQAILCSDLFGSDSLSVSTQTALEIDDTLTAAGSSMYEDSKSAGGMCFGVQTDEFNSNSMADNQTQTMTLLNDLENILSDSMSGHQVLTEASAGCGSGLGSVQEQHNGIDFDFEEFLNAVHIQTQTEESELGGLGGDTPLESLDIQTQTDFLLMDELDQSEGPSRVQASDLELFDTQTQTDLNFLLNAGSHMPLSSILRHSSFSMSTESSDTETQTDLPTFATGLSAQTPVSQGEHARLLNSTETQTVTSQAEGLGHLFLTSNETQTVMDDFLSADMAWNMESHFSSVETQTCEELCALFQHSEKPNS from the exons GATGGTATTGTCAATCCTACGGTCAGAAAGGACATGAAGGGCCCTCAGAAGCTTTACTGCTGTCCAATTGAAGGATGTCCCAGAGGGCCTAACAGACCGTTTTCTCAGTTCTCCCTGGTTAAACAA CACTTCATGAAGATGCACGCAGAGAAGAAACACAAGTGCTTCAAGTGCAACAATGGCTACAGCACCGAGTGGGACCTAAAGAGGCACATAGAGGACTGTGGGAAGACCTACCACTGTACATGTGGCTGCCCCTACGCTAGCAGGGCTGCTCTACTCTCGCATATCTACAGGACAGGTCACGAGATTCCTACAGAACACAG aATTCCTCCGGTAAAAAAGCGAAAGATGGAGAAACTGAGTGGTTCTGAAAAGGTTAAGGCCAATGAGTCAACCTGTCAGATCATGCCTGCTAGTAAAGAGCTGACAGAGACTGCTCTCCCTTCTGATACAACTGTTCATATCCCAGACTCATTGAATCAGAACTCCAACCCCCGTAAGATCCTCCAGAAGTTGCTTCTACCAAAGCCCAAGATGGCTTTGGTCAGTGTTCCTGTGATGCAGCTGGCCCACCTGCCAGTCCTTCTTCCCTCTACAGAAAGCGGGGCTCTGAGGTCTGTAGTGCTGGCAGTAGACGGTCAAGGCTCTGTCCGCACCCTGCACCTCCTGCCACAAGCCATGGGAGCTGTGGTACCCCAACTTGATGCTAAGAGTTTGTGTTTCAAGGATAGCATGCCTACTTCCCGCTCTAGCCTGGGGCCCATCAACATTGGGGTGCAGGTCAGTCTGGACACTGCAGGCACCGATGACTCAGCCAGCCTGGCAGGGCAACGGGGAAGAAGCACCTCCACCAACATTCAGACGGACAAATCCTACTTGTCAGCAATGCTCACAGGAGTGGGGGTTGGGGAGGGGATGGGGTTGTGCTCTGTGGGTGAGTCCTCAGTGTCGTCCTGCTCCCAAACAGACATCAGCGTGAGTGCCCAAGTCCTCCTGCCAGTCAGTGTTGAAACCCAGACATTCTCCTCCCGGACCAAAGCCACATCCTCTATTGGTGCTCAGACAGACAGCCAGTGCATGAGTCATATTCCTTGCTCCACCTCATCTGTGCCCCCATACAAAACCAGGCAGACACAGACCTATTTTGCCGTGCCACAATTAGAGGAGAAGACTCAGGACCAGGCTATCCTGTGCTCTGACCTATTCGGCAGTGACTCCCTCAGTGTCTCCACTCAGACCGCTCTGGAGATAGATGATACCCTCACTGCTGCAGGAAGCAGTATGTATGAGGACTCCAAGTCAGCTGGTGGTATGTGTTTCGGGGTGCAGACTGATGAGTTCAATTCAAACAGCATGGCAGATAACCAGACTCAAACAATGACCTTGTTAAATGACCTAGAAAATATTCTGTCTGACAGCATGTCAGGCCACCAGGTGCTCACAGAGGCGTCTGCAGGCTGCGGCTCAGGTCTGGGATCTGTTCAGGAGCAACACAACGGcattgactttgactttgaagAGTTTCTCAACGCCGTGCACATTCAGACACAGACGGAGGAGAGTGAGCTGGGAGGGCTGGGTGGCGACACGCCGCTGGAGTCTCTGGACATCCAGACCCAGACGGACTTCCTCCTGATGGATGAACTGGACCAAAGTGAGGGACCAAGTCGAGTACAAGCCAGCGACCTGGAGCTATTTGATACTCAAACTCAGACAGACCTCAATTTTCTGCTGAACGCCGGAAGCCACATGCCCCTGAGCAGCATCCTACGACACTCGAGCTTTTCCATGAGCACCGAGTCTTCGGATACAGAAACGCAGACAGATCTCCCGACGTTCGCCACCGGTCTCTCTGCTCAGACTCCTGTGAGTCAGGGTGAGCATGCAAGGCTGCTGAACAGCACAGAGACGCAGACTGTGACCAGCCAGGCAGAAGGCCTGGGACACCTCTTCCTAACGAGCAATGAAACACAAACTGTCATGGATGACTTCTTGTCGGCAGACATGGCGTGGAATATGGAGTCTCATTTCAGCTCAGTGGAAACCCAGACGTGTGAGGAGCTCTGCGCTCTCTTTCAGCACTCTGAGAAACCCAACAGCTGA